The following DNA comes from Clupea harengus chromosome 9, Ch_v2.0.2, whole genome shotgun sequence.
ATCCCACACGCAGTCCTCTCCCAGACCAGCTTACCAGGCCCTTTCATACCCAAAGTTATGCCAGGTGTTCTGCAGAGGGTGTCCTTGGTggtgaactttttttttaacctgccAACCTTCACTTTTACTCTGATCACAATTCTCTCACTAGACTCCTAGAGTCTGACAACATTCGGTGCATAAGAGCTCTTCAGCAATAGCCTAAGCAGAGCAGATAAGTCATTTTATTTCCTCATCCTAACTGAGACTGTAGAGTTTACGTGTACTGGCAgccgaactctacccactcactttgtttcTGTCTTCCCCTGCTAGTATAGACTATATTCACTCTGGGATGCTGCTTTAGTCTCTCCACCCAAACTGCTTGTAGAAACCTACAcgtacccatccccaccacactgtcatacacttattctaccccatactctatgtTAATCttttcctgcaatgtaaataatggcCACCATCAGCATaggtttctgtttcattgctctactttcccttgtaatagtaaccgtacgagcacactgtatacctattaagctgttctacaatacttgaatgctctctccccaactTTTCCACCACCAATTGTATGTATGAACCATATTATgtacttttacatttagtcatttagcagacgcttttgtccaaagaatagtcaagctacgagcaatagaacctggtgtaacaataaatactactttacataagaaatataacaatatgaaataaaaaagaaaaagaagtgcagaaatgtaactgctgtaattgcaagttacgcaaaTACATTTATCACATGCATGCTTTGTACACTTAccccatgtatgctgtgtacatttaccacatgtatgctagcatgcgcATCATGATACATGTATGATTTGCTCTTGAAAGTTGCTGTTTCATAACTGTAGAAGGTACAAAATGCCCAATATAATATCATCAGAACTTGATATACATTTAATTGACAACGTGCCAAATATGCAGGAACACGTAATGACTGACTGATCTGATAACCCTTTGTGTTTGATGAAGTCCACAAGTTGGACTGCAATCTTTCACATTTCCATTGGCATCTACAATCTATTACCTATTACTGTTTCCATATATAAGTGTTGTGCACAAATGACATTCACTGAAGGCATGAAATCAAAGATGTTTATTACATTAAGTGATTTCCTTATTGTACTGGAAGACTTGAAATTCATCCAGTATTCTGTACAACAGTGAATTCTCACATCTCTCAGCGGTAGTAGCCACTTGGAGCTCCATACCCTCCACCTGCACCCATGTTTGGGTAAATTACGTCAATAATGACAATCCGATTGGGATCCCACACGCAGTCCTCTTCCAGACCACTGGGAACCATACCACAGTTCGGAGGGCACCAGGCCGTGTTGTATCCGTGATAATGCCAACTCTTCTGCAGGGGGTGTCCTTGGCGGTTAATTGCTATAACCTTGCCAACATTCACTCTCACTTTGAGGACGGCTCTCTGTGACTCAAGCAGTCCCAGAGGGTACGCTCTGGCCTTCTGCAGATCCCGGCTGAGGTAGACTCCCTGTCCCAGCATACCACCACTGGACTGCTTAAAGCCTGTTTTCAAAATAATGGCAGCAGCTTGCTTTGATGTGCCATGGTACATGGTGTAGACTCTGTTATCACCTGGTGCATCAAAGCTGGCGAGGCGAGGCTGACCTGGTGGAGGAAAGTCATTTTCTGCCCACATCTCGATACAAGCCCTGAGAAGAATGGACATTATTTGGACAAATTAAGAGACATTGATGTATTGGGGAAATACGAGTCAAAATCACATGTTTCAAGAATAGTCAAAACATTTGAcaatccatttttttcatgaaaaaaagtCCATGTTTAGGAATAAGCCTTGAGCCTGATCCTCGTAGGCTGTCCCTGCTGATCAATTGACCAGACCATATTTTTTCTGTGTAGGATGTTCAAAATATGTCTTGGCACAGTGATCATTTAATTAACTACGTGCAACTGACAGACATGGGTTGTAATTTTCTAATTTATGTGTGCGTGACCATGAGGATAAGAAAGGTTGCTGATGCAATGTGTTGGATTGTCCCAGTTTGCTTTTTTATTGGATAATTGTACACCATGAACCAACGTGAAAAAAACATTCAACTAGAGTAGGTAGAGTTAAATCAACCGCCCACATTACCCATGATTACATTTTACGTACTCATTGTTACAATTGTAAACAGACTAAATTCATCCTGTTTTGATAATGTCTGCCGTCAACATTATAAAAAATGTTTGACAACTAACAGTGTTTTTTCACTTTTAAAGTTCTATAGTCTATATCATTTCTTAGAGTCGTGACAAGGCTGAATTTCTTGAGAATTTAAATGAAGACATATTCACCTTTTAAGTGGTCTGGCCAAGTGAAATGGATCCGAATGAATGAATTCTCATCAGAGAGTGCTTCCTACTAAATGTGAACATGCAGGGGCATTCTAACGGTACAGGCAGAAACGGTgggtgtgtcttcatgtgttgTTTCGATTTCATTTCAAGGTTGAAATAGACCTTGGACACGTTACAGTAAGAGAGGATTTTTGTTTTTTCTACTGTGTTTGCAGAGTAAGGAGAAGGGCGGGGGTGGGTTATGTTTGCTGCTGTGCTGACATTTTACATTCTTGCTTTCACTCTGCCCCCTGGAGTGGATAAGATATCATTACCACAAGAATTCTCAAAGATTACCTGAAAAGTATTTCAGTGAGGAAAAGATGTGCTCTTGCTCAGCCTCTCTTGGTATGCCATAATAAAGAGCATAGTCATTCCGCTTCAGGCAATCTGCATGATCAAGGTTGACATGGAAGAGCTGTTTACTCCTTCACAACTCCTTCATCTTTCCTCatctttaacatttacattgtcTAAGATGTTCTAGACCAAGTGccactctttgtttgttttctaccAAGTCAACAAGACATGAATGACTCGTGTCTTTTGTGGTGCTTTCCTattgtttcattattttaaaagaTATCTGATCCATTTGGATAATATCCTGTCTCTTTAGTTGTTACCTACACTGCTTATGAGAATCAGTCAAGGAATGTAATCTTAGCCATCTTTCCTTCTTACTTTCCACAACTCTCACTAcgaataaaatattttattaaaaagaCAGGTCAAGCAATGAAGTTGAATTTTTTGTGGCGGAAGCCGTTTCTGATAGTTTAGTAAAATATtatcctgaacacacaggtACATCAACAGTTTTTGGTACTCTTTATTTGTCCCCCTGAAAATTGGTCTCTTCCCTCATCTCTGCTCTGGAAAGTTGCTGTTTCATAACTGTAGAAGTTACAAAATACCCAATACAGCATCATCAGAACTTGAAGTACACGTACATCTTATAACCCTTTGTTGTGTATCTACAATGCATTACCTAGTACTATTTCTTAATATAAGTCTTGTGCACAAATGTCATTCACTGAAGGCATGTATTCAAAGATGTTTATTAAATGAAGTGATTTCTTTATTGTACTGGAAGAGCTGAAATTCATCCAGTATTCTGTACAACATTGAACTCTCACATCTCTCAGCGGTAGTTGCCAGCTCCataccctccacctccacccatgTTTGGGGAAATGACTTTAATGATGGTAATCCGTTTGGGATCCCACACGCAGTCCTCTTCCAGACCACTGCGAACCATACCACAGTTCGGAGGGCACCAGGCTGTGTTGTACCCGTTATAATGCCAAGTCTTCTGCAGAGGGTGTCCTTGGCGGTTAATTGCTACAACCTTGCCAACATTCACTCTCACTTTGATGACGACTCTCTGTGACTCAGGCAGTTCCAGAGGATACCTGCTGGCCTTCTGCAGATCCCGGCTGAGGTAGACTCCCTGTCCCAGCATACCATCACTGGACTGCTTGAAGCCTGTTTTCATAATGAGGGCAGCAACTTCTTTTGATGTGCCATGGTACATGGTGTAGACTTTATCATCACCTGGCACATCCAAGCTGGCGAGGAGAAGCTGACCTGGTGGAGGAAAGTCATTTTCTGCCCACATCTTGATTCAAGCCCTGAGAAAGAATGGACATTATTTAGACAAATAAAGAGacatttattttttggggaaatacaagtcaaaaagaaatgtttcaaaaATAGTCAAAACAATTGACAATCCAtttttttactgaaaaaaaGTTTATGTTTAGGAATAAGCCTTGAGCCTGCTCATTGTAGGCTGTCACTGCTGATCAATTGACCAGACCATATTTTCTCTGTGTAGGACGTTCACACGGTGATTTAATCATTTAATCATTAAGTTAACTACATGCAACTTACAGACATTGGTAGTCATTTTCTAATTTATGTGTGTCTGACCATGAGGATACAACATTTTGCTGATTCAATGTGTTGGATTCAGTGAAATGgatctgaatgaatgaattctcATCAGAGAGCGCTTCCTACTAAATGTAAACATGCAGGGGCATTTTAACAGTACAGGCAGAAACGGTAGGTaggtgtgtcttcatgtgttgTTTCGGTTTCATTTCATGGTTAAAATAGACCTTGGACACGTTACAGTAAGAGAGAGGATTTAGTTCTACTGTGTTTGCAGtgtaagaggggggggggggttgagggtgtGGTGACACTTTTCTTTTAGTTATGTAATCTTGGTTAGATGGTGTTGATATATAGCACCCAAAATATTTCAGTAgccggcacagcacagcacaacacagcagtaAGACCCATTCTTTATGCTAAATGAGTATTAGGCCTCTAACATTAGCTTTTGCCATAAGATTtgaatgacaaagtgaaaagtCAAAATGTTTAaagatgtgctgtgctgtgtattcACTCCCTGAATTTTACACCCAAAAAATGGCATTATACAAAATAACTTAAATTTCCATGTATGTCATTATCATCTGCAGTTTTTGCATTCAGGTTCATGAAAAATGTACTCTTGCTCAGCCTCTCTTGGTATGCCATAATAAAGAGCATAGTTATTTAGCTTCAGATAATCTGCATGATCAAGGTTGACATGGAAGAGCTAGTCCATGTTTAGGAATAAGCCTTGAGCCTGATCCTTGTAGGCTGTGACTGCTGATCAATTGGCCAGACCATATTTTCTCTGTGTAGGACGTTCAAAATATGTCTTTTGGCATTGTGATTtaatcatttaatcatttagtTAACTACGTGCAACTTAGACATGGGTTGTaattttcaaatgtgtgtgtgtgtgaccatgaggAAAAGAAAGGTTGTTGATTCAATGGGTTGGATTGTCCTAGTTTGCTATTTGATTGGATAATTGTACACCATGAACCAATGTGAAAAAATATTCAACTACAGCAGGTACATTACCCTTGATTAAATGTAACTTACTTGTCGGTACAATTGTAAACAGACTAAATTCATCCTGATCTGATTATGCCAGCCGTCAACATTATAAATATGTTTTGACAGCAAGGCTCCTTCCAAAAAAAAATTTATTCAACTAACAGAGTGTCTTTTCACTTTtaaagttgcttctgtagtcaATATAATTGCTTAGAGTCATGACATGGCTAGAATTTCTTGAGAATTTAAATGAAGACATATTCACCTTTTAAGTGGTCTGAAGATCTTTGCTCTGGTTCGGTGAAATGGATCCGAATGAATGAATTATCATCAGAGAGTGCTTCCTACTAAATATGAACATGCATTTTAACAGTACAGGCGGAAACGGTaggtgtgtcttcatgtgttgTTTCGATTTCATTTCATGGTTGAAATAGACCTTGGACACGTTACAGtaaaaaaggatttttttttctactgtgtttgcagtggaaggaggggggcgggggtgggttGTGTTTAGGGTGTGGTGACATTTTACATTCTTGCTTTCACACTGCCCCCTGAAGTGGATACAATGTCATTACCACAAGAATCCCCCAAATAATTTCCCACCTTAGTTTTTAGTTTCCCCCACTCCATCTTAAAACCTGTAAATTCTTATGTAATCATAGCTGGTCAATAGGTGTTGGTATATAGCACCTAAAATATTTCAGtagccagcacagcacagtacagcacagcacagcagtaaGACTAATGCTAAGTGAGTTTTAGGCCTCTGACATTAGCTTTTGAACGGCAAGGTGAAAAgtcaaaatatttaaagaagatgtgctgtgctgtgtcttCACTCCCTGAATTTTACACCAAAAAGATGGCCTTATACAAAATAACTTTAATTTCTATTTATGTCATTTTTATCTGCAATTAAACGCATCACACAAAGTTTATATAGGTTGAAGTTGGCATGACTCTGACGCCAACGTACCGGCAGAGATAACCAGGCATTTGACTGAATGAGAACATAGAGAGGCATTCTATTGGTCCAGGCAGATAGGGTAGGTGTATCTTCATGTTTTCTTCGGTTTAGTAAATCATGATCCTGAACACACAGGCACGTCAACAGAGGTGTCGTTTTTGGTAGTCTTCCCTCATGTCTGCTCTGGAAAGTTGCTGTTTCATAACTGTAGAAGTTACAAAATGCCCAATATGATATCAATGGGAATAGAGGCCTGTCAGTTTTCCTCTGGCTGTGCTGCCATTTGTCATATGAAACATTTACAGTTTTCTGTCCGGACACAAACGAACACAATGACTGGAGTACCACGCTATCCTTTCATTGAAGACACGCCATACCTCTATTATGCCT
Coding sequences within:
- the LOC105903176 gene encoding uncharacterized protein LOC105903176, with amino-acid sequence MWAENDFPPPGQLLLASLDVPGDDKVYTMYHGTSKEVAALIMKTGFKQSSDGMLGQGVYLSRDLQKASRYPLELPESQRVVIKVRVNVGKVVAINRQGHPLQKTWHYNGYNTAWCPPNCGMVRSGLEEDCVWDPKRITIIKVISPNMGEYPRLASFDAPGDNRVYTMYHGTSKQAAAIILKTGFKQSSGGMLGQGVYLSRDLQKARAYPLGLLESQRAVLKVRVNVGKVIAINRQGHPLQKSWHYHGYNTAWCPPNCGMVPSGLEEDCVWDPNRIVIIDVIYPNMGAGGGYGAPSGYYR